From one Caldisericota bacterium genomic stretch:
- a CDS encoding ABC transporter permease subunit, which produces MHKSGFRKTIEIIIFSVFIFFLFAPLLSLGIWSVALRWYWPHTLPQKIGFDYWFQALGITKSLTLGAVNVVPAFLLSLGIAIIVVIITMAIAIPAGYALAKLKIPALLKGIILILFLLPRAFPQQPVFVNLMLMFTKIGLTGTVFGVILVHLVVSLVYAVWITTSTFSSIPPELEEAARSVGASRFRAFLKVTLPISAPGLIASAVFVFLTSMDEFTGTFFVGLPFVTTLPMTLYSASGSNIQFASVTAILLLIPSILFMIVIQKFLKAEHLGGMGG; this is translated from the coding sequence ATGCATAAGAGTGGTTTTAGAAAAACTATTGAAATAATTATATTTTCGGTATTTATATTTTTCCTATTTGCTCCCTTATTGAGTCTGGGGATTTGGTCTGTGGCATTAAGATGGTATTGGCCTCATACGCTTCCTCAAAAAATAGGATTTGATTACTGGTTTCAAGCTTTAGGAATTACTAAAAGTTTAACCCTGGGGGCAGTAAATGTAGTACCAGCTTTTTTGTTAAGTTTAGGCATCGCCATTATTGTAGTTATCATAACCATGGCAATTGCCATTCCGGCAGGTTATGCATTGGCAAAACTTAAGATACCTGCTCTTTTAAAGGGTATTATATTAATATTATTTTTGTTGCCTCGGGCATTCCCTCAACAGCCGGTATTTGTTAATCTAATGTTGATGTTTACCAAAATAGGATTAACCGGAACCGTATTTGGAGTAATTTTAGTACACCTGGTTGTCAGCTTGGTTTATGCAGTTTGGATTACTACAAGTACTTTTAGTTCGATCCCTCCGGAGTTAGAGGAAGCTGCCCGAAGTGTAGGTGCTTCAAGGTTTAGGGCATTTTTAAAAGTAACTTTGCCTATTTCGGCTCCCGGGCTTATAGCCAGTGCGGTATTTGTATTCCTTACTTCAATGGATGAATTTACCGGCACATTTTTTGTAGGGTTACCTTTTGTAACAACTCTTCCGATGACCCTTTATTCAGCGAGCGGGTCTAATATTCAGTTTGCATCAGTAACTGCTATATTATTATTGATTCCTTCAATTCTTTTTATGATAGTGATTCAAAAATTCCTCAAAGCTGAACATTTAGGAGGAATGGGAGGATAA
- a CDS encoding ABC transporter permease subunit, whose translation MTNNLKNELAVGKSGIGAGVERPRSYANILPYILVFPAVMVILLLYLYPFLASFWKSFISKEGVLSLANYEKTLRLYRYDILFTLGVTALSTFIATVLSILVAVYLRLSKGWLANSVGILYRLPIFLPFVVIAQMMRSFLAPHGILNLLLAKLNMIDIENPLQFFNWVGLTFGFVWKQAPFMILIICGGFQMIDDSYIEAAKSVGAKLPQIITKILIPMNKPTILIAVTLVFCSLVGCFSFPYMLIGGKSPVTVTVDIAHRVNYFGDYGVANALGVFSYIMVSLLAIYYVRSMMKKGLYD comes from the coding sequence CGCTCTTATGCCAATATTCTTCCTTATATATTGGTATTTCCTGCAGTAATGGTAATTTTATTATTATATTTATACCCTTTCCTCGCTTCATTTTGGAAAAGTTTTATCAGTAAAGAGGGGGTTTTAAGTTTAGCAAATTATGAGAAAACGCTTCGTTTATATCGGTATGATATTTTATTTACTTTAGGAGTAACTGCACTTAGTACTTTTATTGCTACAGTTTTAAGTATTCTTGTAGCAGTATATTTGAGGTTATCTAAAGGATGGTTAGCTAATAGTGTTGGGATTTTATATAGGTTACCAATTTTTCTTCCTTTTGTAGTAATTGCCCAGATGATGAGAAGTTTTTTGGCTCCCCATGGAATACTGAATCTTCTTTTAGCAAAGCTAAATATGATTGATATTGAAAATCCTTTACAGTTTTTTAATTGGGTTGGCTTAACCTTTGGTTTTGTATGGAAACAAGCACCTTTTATGATATTAATTATCTGCGGGGGTTTTCAGATGATTGACGATTCTTATATAGAAGCAGCAAAAAGCGTAGGAGCAAAATTACCACAGATTATCACCAAGATTCTTATTCCTATGAATAAACCCACTATTCTTATTGCGGTAACTTTAGTTTTTTGTTCTCTGGTGGGATGTTTTAGTTTTCCTTATATGCTTATTGGAGGGAAGTCCCCGGTTACTGTAACTGTAGATATTGCTCATCGTGTAAATTATTTTGGTGATTATGGAGTAGCAAATGCATTAGGAGTTTTTTCATATATTATGGTTAGTTTATTAGCAATTTACTATGTACGAAGTATGATGAAAAAAGGTCTTTATGATTGA